A region of the Echeneis naucrates chromosome 22, fEcheNa1.1, whole genome shotgun sequence genome:
TCTGTCAGATGAGATTGTAAACAGATTTAAAACAGCTTGAGAGCAACGTGACTCAGTCCAGTGTAAGTCAGATTTCATAAAGTCATTAGAATAGCTTGAGTCACAACTTTTACACTTTCAACATAGCAAATGTGCAGCCatgatgaaaagatgaaagggGTGTTGATTAAACCCATCTTTAGAACTAAAGGTTTGGTTACGATTGATTTCAAGTCTGTTTTATGATACTATAATATAGCTGGACAGGCAACCATGTGTTGGGAAGCTCCTGGCTGTTTGCAAGCGTAAACCACttcacacaactacacaaattCACATCAAACTAAACTACAACAAATATGAATTTACACCTAATTTGCACACTGTCAACAATCCTGAACGGTTCAAGCTCCACAAATACAAAAGCTCTTAGAAACATCTGAGATGAGTGAATGCTTTCTCTCAGAAAGTTGGATCACATTCTTTTGATATAATTAATAATGCAGCATTATAATGTGGCAGCTGGTTATTGTAACTTTCAATAACAACAGCCATAaatgaagaaaagtaaaaaaggtGGAACATTTCCCACCGAACCATTTCGGGGAGCAGAAATATAGAATATACTTATATacatagaaaataataataaataaaaataatatatagaAATCTGGACAGCACAGTACTTCAATTAAAGTACTTGACACACATTCCAACACTAATCCGTTGCAGGTGTAATAGTTTAAAGGCCTATCTGATAAAGTGCCACCTCAGTTTAAAGCAAATACAGTAATTACttaaaaattattgttttttttttgcaaaagtcataaatataaataaggtCACCTCACAATAAAGCAGAAAGGCGGAATATCCTCCAATTAAAGAGGTTCGACTCAATAAATTTTTGACTGACAGCATTAAAAAGtgatataaatgaaataaactattAATTAACGATgttctttattcattttgagCGCGTTAATGGCGcgaaaacaacaaataaaaaaactagtAATATGGAGTAAAAAGTTGCATTCCAGATAAGAGTTTCAAATTAGATTCAatacataaaagtaaaaacaaattaatatcCAACAGAAGCAACATGTACGACCATGAATGTTATTGGGAACAGTATACATGTTTGTTGGTTCCGAGTAGAAACTGTCTTTCTCTTAACAGTTGCTCCTCGTTAAAACACTACATGCATTTTCAGTGTCAACTATCGCCCAGTTACTTTTGAGTGACCATTTTGGTCACTAGGTTAAATTCAAAGACAATTCAGAGAGAAACTTCCACTTACCGCTGTCTTCACCGAGTCCCTGAGCAGCAGCGACCATCCCAGAGCGGCCAGATTTCCGAGCTGTCTTAAACATACCCTGTCCCCGCCCCGCTGTCGCTCACAGCCGGGCTCAGTGAGGTCTGATGTGGAGCTCAGCTCCcttttattcacattcacaccaaaAAGGggggagaaacaaacaaaaataaaaagggcaaCTCTATCCAAGGTCAACATTGAGCATAGATAATAGCTCATGAATCATGGTTTAATCTCAATCTAAGAttgagaaagacaaacaaaaagaaaacaagtccacacacacaccagcaccacTACCATAATGGactctttatattttatatttatttcaacatttcccTGACGAACTAGCTCACTAGCTGGTGGTCTGatgttaaaaatgacaaaacaaaacaaaatgagtcaaACAGTGGAGGATGTGGTTACAGGATGTGTACCGCAGGGCATCCCAATGCAATTTCAGCAGCAGTCAATAATATCTCCCTGGCCGTTTGCTTTACTTCATGATCTAACTATGACGTTCTTCCAGTTGCAATCATCAAGACGTTTCCTCCTTCATTATTACTAATGATGCACATGAGCACAGCGGTTCCTATTAAAACTGTATTATGCTCTTACAAAGGTGTGTGTGATGCCTTCACACGGGCAATCTGCAGCTTTTGATCGACAATCACCTGACAGGTTGATGTTTGTTGAGTATACAAATTATTGAAGTCTTGCTTGAAATTGGTTTCCAGTTAATCCTGGGTGACAAGTAAACATTTATCAACCTCAAACCACAAAGCAGGATCTTATAATGGGGTGATGCTGCACATTCACATAGCAGCACATAATAGGtctgtgttgttctttttacaTGGAAAAACGATTAATCTCGGTGAAATTCTtggatgaacaaaaaaagaaccagTCACGTGGCGCCATGCCTCCTACTTTGAGCTACATTTGCGAGGAAGAGGCAAACACAGTTGCTGTATCCGAGGCGATGGGCTGGCAGAGCGTGCTGACCGACTGACAACATATGGGTTGTATCCCTCAAACAGGGCCTTCCTCTCTTTAGGAAGAGACAGCTCAACAAGTCTCTGGCTGGCTATGTAGTTTCTCGCCGCTCTGGAGACTGGCCAGCACATTGAGCGCCCTCCTTCGAACTTGGGGTGGTTGTGCTTAGGGGCTGAAAAGTTGAAAGCAATCAAACTGAGgtcaataagaaaaataaaagtatgaaaAGAATGATGTTTTATACTTCAACATAAACAATCGTGGGAGGAGTTAGATATGAAAACATAGATCAAAATACCAATACTACTACTAAAATAAAGCTTCtgcatgctgtgtttttttccttcctattATTAATATACCAGAAAAAGTGAAGAGTAACTTACTAGAAAGCAGCTCTATGTGTGCTGATGATTTGTGGGGCAAGCGGCTCATGGGTTCAGGTTTTGATTTGCGAGGGGAGTCCTCAGGAATCTGCCTTTTCTTCGGTTGGGCGAGCTGGCAAATCCGTGATGTGGTGACTGCCCTCAATGTTGCTCTGCTCAACTACAATCACATTTTAAGTCATGAATGACATTGTATTGAATACAGCAGTTATAGttagtttaaaaatatttaagatgTACTTATTGCTAAATGGACAAAACCAACATAATTTGAAGCCATTTGAAGAGGAGAAAACGGCAAAAGTGCTACAGCAGAaactataaaaatgaaaaaaaaaagaaaatgcctgGAGCGCTAAAAGTGATGATattatcatcacacacacagcactttcCATGGAAATGGGGCGTGTGTTACTCACCGGGGCCAGAAGCTGGCGGTCTGGCTGCCAGTTAACTGGAGGAACCCGAGGTTGAGCCAGGCTGCATAGGTGCTTGGATGGAACGGCCCTCAGAGCCCATTCACTCACCTCCCATACAGGAGAACGTctgaagccagaaaaaaaacgacaggaggagcagggggtagaaaagaagaaaggtgGGAGAGGGGAAATTAGAGTATGAattaaacagaaacaggaaggaaggTGGGAGGATGGCAGATAAGAACAAAGGAGACAAAGGGAGGATAAAAACAGAGAGTTGTTGAAAAGatcttcataaataaataaatgattcattcacAAAAAC
Encoded here:
- the spmap2 gene encoding testicular haploid expressed gene protein, which produces MGEKLPGVTTGNYMDRRARSAQSQSTQIPGPVSRSVYWLDNLPHEKIESTAKAEFTPRWSELCKSKKLYTEVTRSPVWEVSEWALRAVPSKHLCSLAQPRVPPVNWQPDRQLLAPLSRATLRAVTTSRICQLAQPKKRQIPEDSPRKSKPEPMSRLPHKSSAHIELLSTPKHNHPKFEGGRSMCWPVSRAARNYIASQRLVELSLPKERKALFEGYNPYVVSRSARSASPSPRIQQLCLPLPRKCSSK